The following are encoded in a window of Roseimaritima ulvae genomic DNA:
- a CDS encoding phage portal protein, producing MIGSLNRFFGSLQSLVATADTMVADGGLPAKSDWSGFFDAWGSSKTSAGIAVTQESAMTSATVYACTQAIAETVGSLPGLVYESVDDRNRERAKRHRVYSLLHDSPNPLMNALTFYEMGTMRALNRGNFFAEIERNGRDEPIALWPIHPSRVKAWRMPGGELEYHVYTDQADRDNPEGFGYYVIPRRDMFNLPGFGSDGVIGRGVISFAMQEIGLDIATQRYGSTWFGNGARPGGLVKHPSYIDDDERRQIFRDDMNSLHGGMENWNKLGILWHGVEYQQLAVNAEEAQFLGTRELQAKTICRFYKVPPAMVQIYDEFKFGSVDAMLRTFTTMTIRPWAVRWESAIRQQLLHTLASNGELVPVFAEELSFEFLMNALLRGDAKTQAEANAILRNWGVMNADEWRAQENMNPIPGGVGEHYLVPSAHTTIDRMVSGDIGRNTGGAGVKGPEFNKAWIAALCKLAGDGAATHEDQPAAARIITDEYREKLEAAEAARLAAETAAREALSSRLEFITESLNEIATRLNRKEANEVMKIARKDSRQLFTALDDYYERFAGVFSNAVDRSCTAYLAAIADSGTTTDQVVAAWIAAHQSELLSAAECQPEQLLGRMTSVTDGWRDCTFTKWLDSHLHDGNLGEQ from the coding sequence ATGATCGGTTCTCTCAATCGCTTTTTTGGTTCGCTGCAGTCGCTGGTGGCGACGGCCGACACGATGGTCGCTGACGGCGGTCTGCCGGCGAAGTCGGATTGGTCCGGCTTCTTTGATGCCTGGGGCAGCAGCAAAACGTCGGCCGGGATTGCGGTGACGCAAGAGTCGGCGATGACTTCGGCGACCGTCTACGCCTGCACCCAGGCGATCGCGGAAACCGTGGGCAGCCTGCCTGGCCTGGTTTATGAATCAGTAGATGACCGCAATCGCGAGCGGGCGAAACGGCACCGCGTCTATTCGCTGCTGCATGATTCGCCAAACCCGCTGATGAACGCGCTGACGTTCTACGAAATGGGAACCATGCGAGCCCTGAATCGTGGCAACTTCTTCGCGGAAATCGAACGCAATGGGCGAGACGAACCGATCGCGTTGTGGCCCATCCATCCGTCACGCGTGAAGGCTTGGCGGATGCCGGGCGGCGAGCTGGAATACCACGTCTATACCGACCAAGCGGATCGGGACAATCCTGAGGGGTTCGGATACTACGTGATTCCTCGCCGCGACATGTTCAACTTGCCTGGGTTCGGCAGCGACGGCGTTATTGGCCGCGGTGTGATTTCATTTGCGATGCAGGAAATCGGACTGGACATCGCTACCCAGCGATATGGATCGACTTGGTTCGGCAACGGCGCCCGGCCTGGTGGCCTGGTCAAACATCCTTCCTACATCGACGACGACGAACGACGGCAGATTTTCCGCGACGATATGAACTCGTTGCACGGAGGCATGGAAAACTGGAACAAGCTGGGAATCCTCTGGCACGGCGTCGAGTACCAACAGCTGGCCGTCAACGCTGAAGAAGCTCAGTTTCTGGGCACCCGTGAACTGCAAGCAAAAACCATCTGCCGGTTCTACAAGGTACCGCCGGCGATGGTGCAGATTTACGACGAATTCAAGTTTGGCAGCGTCGATGCAATGCTGCGCACGTTCACCACGATGACCATCCGACCGTGGGCCGTGCGGTGGGAATCGGCCATCCGCCAACAGTTGCTGCACACGCTGGCCAGCAACGGTGAATTGGTGCCCGTATTCGCGGAAGAGTTGTCCTTTGAATTTCTGATGAACGCCCTGCTGCGGGGCGATGCCAAAACGCAGGCGGAAGCCAACGCCATCCTGAGGAACTGGGGGGTGATGAACGCGGATGAATGGCGGGCCCAGGAAAACATGAACCCCATCCCCGGCGGCGTGGGGGAACACTACCTGGTTCCGTCCGCTCACACGACGATCGACCGCATGGTTTCCGGTGACATCGGGCGAAACACGGGAGGGGCAGGCGTCAAAGGTCCCGAGTTCAACAAAGCCTGGATTGCCGCACTGTGTAAACTCGCAGGCGACGGAGCGGCGACTCATGAAGACCAACCGGCTGCGGCTCGCATCATCACGGACGAATACCGGGAAAAGCTAGAAGCGGCAGAGGCGGCTCGGTTGGCCGCAGAGACGGCCGCGCGGGAGGCCCTGTCCAGTCGATTGGAGTTTATCACCGAATCGTTGAATGAAATCGCCACGCGGTTGAACCGCAAGGAAGCCAACGAGGTGATGAAGATCGCTCGCAAGGATTCGCGGCAGCTGTTCACCGCGTTGGATGACTACTACGAGAGATTTGCGGGTGTCTTTTCCAATGCGGTCGATCGCTCCTGCACGGCTTACCTGGCGGCCATTGCCGATTCCGGCACGACAACCGACCAGGTTGTGGCCGCCTGGATTGCCGCCCATCAATCCGAACTGCTGTCCGCGGCGGAATGTCAGCCGGAGCAACTACTCGGCCGCATGACCAGCGTTACCGACGGCTGGCGGGATTGCACGTTTACGAAATGGCTCGACTCACACTTGCACGACGGGAACCTTGGTGAGCAGTAA
- a CDS encoding toll/interleukin-1 receptor domain-containing protein gives MTHIFVSYRRVDSATIVGRVIDRLDASFGNENIFRDLDSIDYGQEFGEVINQALEHCEVVLVIIGDDWLKVVDESGQRRLDNSEDWVRLEVSNALRHRLHVIPVLVENASMPSASCLPEDLKPLAKRNAARVREDPDFGGDIDRLCTAIRKKLSATSSNTRKPLVKTVMIVVALVAVSTLGLFAASQFFAEASKSQAENGMREAPTVESSPESENRSVLGKWEQKFVEQDSWNSGGIYEFYTDSLGALQLRAVSPPSVTVQAAAGFHNVEMDGSKFKTDGEVLTFNADWGRYGIGLFRLERKNANLFTGVAYEEDGTEYRKNEFHRVIE, from the coding sequence ATGACTCATATCTTCGTCTCCTACCGACGTGTAGACTCGGCAACGATCGTGGGGCGAGTCATTGACCGTCTCGATGCGAGCTTCGGTAACGAAAACATTTTTCGCGACCTAGACTCAATTGACTATGGTCAGGAATTTGGTGAGGTCATAAATCAAGCTCTTGAGCATTGCGAAGTGGTATTGGTAATAATTGGTGATGATTGGCTAAAAGTTGTAGATGAATCGGGGCAGCGTCGGCTCGACAATTCAGAGGACTGGGTGCGGCTAGAGGTGTCCAATGCATTACGGCACCGATTACACGTAATTCCGGTTCTCGTTGAGAACGCCAGCATGCCTTCTGCGAGTTGTTTGCCGGAGGATCTTAAGCCGCTTGCCAAACGCAATGCAGCAAGGGTGCGTGAAGATCCTGATTTTGGGGGCGACATCGATCGTTTGTGTACGGCAATAAGAAAAAAACTCTCAGCCACCAGTTCGAATACGCGAAAGCCGCTGGTGAAAACGGTAATGATTGTCGTCGCGCTAGTTGCAGTTTCCACATTAGGATTATTCGCAGCATCTCAGTTCTTCGCCGAGGCGAGTAAGAGCCAAGCCGAGAACGGAATGCGTGAGGCACCGACAGTGGAATCCAGCCCTGAAAGCGAGAACAGATCAGTCCTTGGCAAATGGGAACAGAAGTTCGTAGAGCAGGATAGCTGGAATAGTGGCGGCATATACGAATTCTACACGGATAGCCTGGGAGCTCTGCAGCTACGTGCCGTGAGTCCTCCCTCGGTAACTGTTCAGGCGGCCGCCGGATTTCATAATGTCGAAATGGACGGAAGCAAATTCAAGACAGATGGCGAGGTGCTCACATTCAATGCTGACTGGGGCAGATATGGTATTGGGCTTTTTAGGCTCGAACGAAAAAACGCTAATCTATTCACGGGGGTCGCCTACGAAGAGGACGGTACAGAATATCGAAAGAACGAGTTTCATCGCGTGATCGAATGA
- a CDS encoding DUF2303 family protein has protein sequence MDDSRVSDLLRQLREGNETVMDVCNFTDADGKDAQRMTFGTRKLQPELPTEKKVARAQARSHVFNDLDAFAAYLIREAEQEQSVILADVESRTIGAVLNEADEYDREIVTLQAVEHPLFTPWARLFGHAIPVLEFALFVMKYRRAVVEPDGRELAMIFSQVKASKEITIQQGVGKKSINGMMVQLDIAGERQGMPVELPEVITLRLPLFVGTPNQPIQIDVLVTDGRDGIVVYLTAADVEQQRIEAFERMVDRLKQETGLLVGMGTIQQRDWELVR, from the coding sequence ATGGATGATAGTCGAGTGAGTGACCTCCTGCGGCAGCTGCGGGAAGGCAATGAAACCGTGATGGATGTGTGCAACTTCACCGATGCGGACGGGAAAGATGCCCAGCGCATGACGTTTGGCACACGCAAGCTGCAGCCGGAGTTGCCGACGGAGAAGAAGGTCGCTCGCGCCCAGGCACGTTCGCACGTGTTCAATGACCTGGACGCGTTTGCCGCCTACTTGATCCGCGAAGCGGAACAAGAGCAGTCGGTGATTCTGGCGGATGTCGAATCGCGCACCATCGGTGCGGTTCTGAACGAAGCGGATGAGTACGACCGCGAAATCGTGACGCTGCAGGCGGTGGAGCATCCGCTATTTACGCCCTGGGCACGACTATTCGGCCACGCGATCCCCGTGCTCGAGTTTGCACTTTTCGTGATGAAGTACCGCCGTGCGGTGGTCGAGCCGGACGGCCGCGAACTGGCGATGATTTTCAGCCAGGTGAAGGCGTCCAAGGAAATCACCATCCAACAGGGCGTCGGCAAAAAATCGATCAATGGAATGATGGTGCAACTGGATATTGCCGGCGAGCGTCAAGGCATGCCGGTGGAGTTGCCGGAGGTGATCACGTTGAGATTGCCGCTGTTCGTTGGCACGCCCAATCAACCGATCCAAATCGACGTCCTGGTCACCGATGGACGCGATGGCATCGTTGTCTACCTGACCGCGGCGGATGTCGAGCAGCAACGCATCGAGGCGTTTGAGCGGATGGTCGACCGTCTGAAGCAGGAAACTGGCCTGCTGGTTGGCATGGGCACAATCCAGCAGCGGGATTGGGAACTGGTGCGGTAA